Proteins from a genomic interval of Treponema succinifaciens DSM 2489:
- a CDS encoding EamA family transporter, whose amino-acid sequence MMWLIFAILSSVFAALTSILAKIGIDGVNSNLATAIRTAVVLALSWLMVFVTGAQSGISEINKRNWMFLILSGLATGASWLCYYKALQIGEVSKVIPIDKMSVVLTLILAFIFLHEQFTTKTLVGIIFLTTGTILMIK is encoded by the coding sequence ATTATGTGGTTAATTTTTGCAATTTTATCTTCCGTATTTGCCGCGTTAACTTCAATTCTTGCAAAAATAGGAATTGATGGCGTAAACTCAAATCTTGCAACAGCAATAAGAACTGCGGTTGTTCTTGCGCTGTCTTGGCTCATGGTTTTTGTAACAGGCGCGCAATCCGGCATTTCCGAAATAAACAAAAGAAACTGGATGTTTTTAATTCTTTCGGGACTTGCAACAGGAGCTTCATGGCTATGCTATTACAAGGCGCTTCAAATCGGGGAAGTTTCAAAAGTTATTCCAATCGACAAAATGAGCGTTGTACTCACATTGATTCTTGCTTTTATTTTTCTGCATGAACAGTTCACGACAAAGACACTGGTAGGCATAATTTTTTTGACCACCGGAACAATTCTTATGATAAAATAA
- the ilvB gene encoding biosynthetic-type acetolactate synthase large subunit, with amino-acid sequence MKITGSQVVIECLIEQGVDTVFGYPGGNILNIYDALYKNSGRINHILTAHEQGAAHAADGYARATGRVGVCMATSGPGATNLVTGIATAYMDSSPIVAITCNVPNNLLGKDTFQEIDITGVTMPITKQNFMVRDVKDLAKTIREAFFIAKTGRPGPVLIDILKDVTAAEVEFEPLSKENERNGILIENHSNLKRIAEINIPSEENIKKVAELINNSERPFIYAGGGIGISGAEKELLELAEKANIPVSESLMARSSFPANHPLCTWMIGMHGTKASNMGVTECDLLISLGSRFSDRVILDSSKFAQNAKVVHIDIDPAEINKNIPAYTSLVGDLKQILNRLIPSVEKKERKKWIEQIQAWKKEYPECYDKKPEHSINPKFICECINKIAGENTFITTEVGQHQMWTAQFYPFTKPRTFITSGGLGTMGFGTGAAMGVQFADKNNRVVHIAGDGSFRMNCNELATIQHYNLPIVIIVVDNHALGNVRMWQRLFYGKRFSQTTLDFGPDWCKLADAYGIKGYKASNAKEFEKVFKEAFEAKKPAVIDAEVDIDEMVLPMVPGGKPIYDMIMKLSEEVMN; translated from the coding sequence ATGAAAATTACAGGTTCACAAGTTGTTATAGAATGCCTTATTGAGCAGGGTGTTGATACTGTTTTTGGTTATCCGGGTGGAAACATTCTTAACATTTATGATGCTCTTTATAAAAATTCAGGTAGAATAAACCACATATTGACTGCGCATGAACAAGGTGCTGCCCATGCCGCGGATGGGTATGCGCGCGCAACTGGAAGAGTCGGAGTGTGCATGGCAACAAGCGGTCCGGGTGCTACAAATCTTGTAACAGGAATCGCAACTGCATACATGGATTCAAGCCCGATTGTCGCAATAACTTGCAATGTTCCAAACAATCTTTTGGGAAAAGATACATTTCAGGAAATCGACATTACAGGCGTGACTATGCCGATTACAAAGCAGAACTTCATGGTTCGCGATGTAAAGGATTTGGCAAAAACTATCCGTGAAGCTTTTTTCATTGCAAAGACTGGTCGGCCTGGTCCTGTTCTGATTGATATTTTAAAAGATGTTACTGCTGCGGAAGTTGAATTTGAGCCGCTTTCAAAAGAAAATGAAAGAAACGGTATTCTCATAGAAAATCATTCAAATTTAAAAAGAATTGCTGAAATAAATATTCCTTCAGAAGAAAATATAAAAAAAGTTGCTGAGCTTATAAATAATTCTGAACGTCCTTTTATTTATGCTGGCGGAGGAATTGGAATAAGCGGCGCAGAAAAAGAACTTCTGGAACTTGCGGAAAAAGCAAATATTCCTGTAAGTGAAAGTCTTATGGCTCGCTCTTCATTCCCGGCAAATCATCCGTTATGCACTTGGATGATTGGAATGCACGGAACAAAAGCAAGCAACATGGGTGTTACTGAATGCGACCTTTTGATTTCTCTTGGCTCAAGATTCAGCGACCGTGTTATCTTGGATTCTTCTAAATTTGCACAGAATGCAAAAGTTGTTCACATTGATATTGACCCTGCGGAAATTAATAAAAATATTCCGGCTTACACATCTCTTGTTGGAGATTTAAAGCAAATCCTTAATCGCCTTATTCCTTCCGTTGAAAAGAAAGAACGCAAGAAATGGATTGAGCAAATTCAGGCATGGAAAAAAGAATATCCTGAATGCTACGACAAAAAGCCAGAGCATTCTATAAATCCAAAATTTATCTGCGAATGTATAAACAAGATTGCAGGCGAAAATACATTTATCACAACTGAAGTTGGGCAGCATCAGATGTGGACTGCTCAGTTTTATCCGTTCACAAAGCCTAGAACTTTTATAACTTCCGGCGGACTTGGAACAATGGGATTTGGAACTGGCGCGGCGATGGGAGTTCAATTTGCAGACAAAAATAACCGTGTTGTGCATATTGCAGGCGATGGCTCATTCCGCATGAACTGCAACGAGCTTGCTACGATTCAGCATTATAATCTTCCGATTGTAATTATCGTTGTGGACAATCACGCGCTCGGAAATGTAAGAATGTGGCAGCGTCTTTTCTACGGAAAAAGATTCAGCCAGACAACTCTTGACTTTGGACCTGACTGGTGCAAGCTTGCCGATGCTTACGGAATTAAAGGATACAAGGCAAGCAATGCAAAGGAATTTGAAAAAGTTTTCAAGGAAGCTTTTGAAGCAAAAAAGCCGGCCGTAATCGATGCTGAAGTTGACATTGACGAAATGGTTCTCCCTATGGTTCCGGGCGGAAAACCGATTTACGACATGATTATGAAACTCAGCGAAGAGGTTATGAACTGA
- a CDS encoding putative bifunctional diguanylate cyclase/phosphodiesterase has protein sequence MLELSEYKTILDTIPAAVIIAVPVKQDEKITDFSIVYVNECFRNLTKNFIKEGVLFSSFKEKISQDINWFDMAVETIKTKKTIEETFYSHNFSIWIQLVEKCVPGDYVAVSLTNVSQAKEYESALSEQNKKLEEVTSQLKSSRLNLDSQLKNIQQLNEQLLFAAYHDSLTDLYNRSWLSTMMKVQIKETTEKNEKFGILLFDIDNMKDINDSRGHNAGDELLKQVATILKLMESKTVTATRFGGDEFVLLYKNIKDRDEAIEISKKALRFLNAEGIGISGGISIFPDDSKKTEDLLKFADMAKIEAKKNGKNNVACFHSLMQEKFLSKLNIETKMSKAMASRNFQLYYQPQFDAKTKELRGFEALLRWYDSDLGWISPEQFIPLAEETHLVVPLGDWVMTTALATIKEWEMKFSFNGIISVNISPVQFVQEDFIEKLFKKIEKSGIDKKHLEIEITEGVLIDNVEDTISKLNKIREQGVGLSLDDFGTGYSSLRYLQLLPLTTLKIDKSFVSNIAEKDGFEAKLTESIISLVSKMGLNTIAEGVENEEQLKMIQKFNCRTIQGFLLGKPMPKEQCEKLLVENLGKTSS, from the coding sequence ATGCTTGAACTTTCTGAATATAAAACTATTTTGGACACAATCCCTGCTGCGGTTATTATTGCAGTTCCAGTAAAGCAGGACGAAAAAATAACGGACTTTTCAATTGTCTATGTAAATGAATGTTTCAGAAACCTTACAAAAAATTTTATAAAGGAAGGCGTTCTGTTTTCAAGTTTCAAGGAAAAAATCAGCCAAGATATAAACTGGTTTGACATGGCGGTTGAAACTATAAAAACAAAAAAAACAATTGAAGAAACTTTTTACTCGCATAACTTTTCTATATGGATTCAGCTTGTGGAAAAATGCGTACCGGGCGATTACGTTGCAGTTTCGCTGACAAACGTCTCGCAGGCAAAAGAATACGAGTCCGCGCTAAGCGAGCAGAACAAAAAACTTGAGGAAGTAACAAGCCAGCTAAAGTCAAGCAGACTGAATTTGGATTCGCAGCTAAAAAATATCCAGCAGCTAAACGAGCAGCTTTTGTTTGCGGCATATCACGATTCCCTTACCGACCTTTACAACCGTTCATGGCTTTCTACAATGATGAAAGTTCAGATAAAAGAAACGACTGAAAAAAATGAAAAGTTTGGAATTCTTTTGTTTGACATTGACAACATGAAAGACATCAATGATTCAAGAGGACACAACGCAGGAGATGAGCTTTTAAAGCAAGTTGCGACAATCCTCAAGCTGATGGAATCAAAAACAGTTACAGCGACAAGGTTCGGCGGAGATGAATTTGTGCTTTTATACAAAAACATAAAAGACCGCGATGAAGCTATAGAAATTTCAAAGAAAGCCCTTCGATTTTTAAATGCGGAAGGAATTGGAATTTCAGGCGGAATTTCAATCTTTCCAGACGATTCAAAAAAAACCGAAGACCTTTTAAAGTTCGCTGACATGGCAAAAATCGAAGCAAAGAAAAACGGCAAAAACAACGTTGCCTGTTTCCATTCGCTCATGCAGGAAAAATTCCTAAGCAAGCTGAATATTGAAACAAAAATGTCAAAGGCAATGGCAAGCAGAAATTTTCAGCTTTATTATCAGCCGCAGTTCGACGCAAAGACAAAAGAGCTTCGCGGATTTGAAGCGCTTCTTAGATGGTACGACAGCGACTTGGGCTGGATAAGTCCTGAGCAATTCATTCCGCTTGCAGAAGAAACTCACCTTGTTGTTCCGCTCGGCGACTGGGTTATGACAACCGCGCTTGCAACAATCAAAGAATGGGAAATGAAATTCAGCTTCAATGGGATAATATCTGTGAATATTTCTCCAGTTCAGTTTGTTCAAGAAGATTTTATTGAAAAGCTGTTTAAGAAAATTGAAAAATCCGGAATAGACAAAAAACATCTTGAGATTGAAATTACAGAAGGTGTTCTTATTGACAACGTGGAAGACACAATATCCAAGCTAAACAAAATAAGAGAGCAAGGCGTAGGACTTTCGCTCGATGACTTTGGAACAGGATATTCTTCTTTAAGATATTTACAGCTTCTGCCTCTTACAACTTTAAAAATTGACAAATCTTTTGTTTCAAATATCGCGGAAAAAGACGGATTTGAAGCAAAACTTACAGAAAGCATTATCTCGCTTGTTTCCAAAATGGGATTGAACACAATTGCGGAAGGCGTTGAAAATGAAGAGCAGCTGAAAATGATTCAGAAATTCAACTGCCGCACAATTCAAGGATTCTTGCTTGGAAAACCAATGCCAAAAGAGCAATGCGAAAAACTTCTTGTAGAAAACTTGGGCAAAACTTCTAGCTAG
- a CDS encoding amino acid ABC transporter ATP-binding protein produces MSLLEIKDIKKEFPKVGGILNGVSLEVERGEVVVILGPSGCGKSTLLRCINGLEEIQQGEILLDGEIISNRKKNMHLIRQKIGMVFQSYDLFPHLTVEKNILLGPVKAQGRNPDEVKKEAVVWLERVGLIEKKDSYPRELSGGQKQRVAIVRALCMHPEVLLFDEVTAALDPEMVREVLDVMVNLAKEGRTMVIVTHQLEFARAVADRIVFIDEGKIVEISKPEQFFNNPKTERARKFLKAFMFDKVKNR; encoded by the coding sequence ATGAGCTTGCTTGAAATAAAAGACATAAAAAAAGAATTTCCAAAAGTCGGAGGAATTCTAAACGGAGTTTCGCTTGAAGTTGAACGCGGAGAAGTCGTAGTAATTCTAGGACCTTCCGGCTGCGGAAAAAGCACGCTCCTAAGATGCATAAACGGACTTGAAGAAATTCAACAAGGCGAAATTCTTTTGGACGGCGAAATAATCAGCAACAGAAAAAAGAATATGCATTTAATCCGCCAAAAAATCGGAATGGTTTTTCAAAGCTATGATTTGTTTCCGCATTTAACTGTTGAAAAAAATATTTTGCTTGGACCTGTAAAAGCGCAGGGAAGAAATCCTGATGAAGTAAAAAAAGAAGCAGTGGTTTGGCTTGAAAGAGTCGGGCTTATTGAAAAAAAAGATTCGTATCCAAGGGAACTTTCCGGCGGCCAAAAACAGAGAGTTGCTATTGTCCGCGCGCTCTGCATGCATCCAGAAGTTCTTTTGTTCGATGAAGTTACAGCGGCTCTTGATCCGGAAATGGTGCGGGAAGTTTTGGATGTAATGGTGAATCTTGCAAAAGAAGGGCGCACAATGGTGATTGTAACCCATCAGTTGGAATTTGCCCGTGCGGTTGCAGACAGAATTGTTTTCATTGATGAAGGAAAAATTGTAGAAATATCAAAGCCGGAACAGTTTTTCAACAATCCGAAAACTGAACGCGCCAGAAAATTCCTAAAAGCCTTCATGTTTGACAAAGTAAAAAATAGGTGA
- a CDS encoding cysteine ABC transporter substrate-binding protein, protein MKTKNGIILATGIAAILALFSACVKENKTSARTVEQIKKSGEIKIAVFSDKKPFGYVDEYGEYQGYDVYFGNRIAKDLGVKVKYVPVEAASRVEFLVTGKVDIVLANFTVTPERAEKVDFALPYMKVALGVVSPESALVTKPEDLIGKKLIISKGTTAETYFTKNYPEVELLKFDQYAEAYSALLDGRGAGMSTDNTEVLAWALENPGYKVGIESLGELDTIAAAVQKGNTSLLEWINNEIVELGKENFFHADYEATLRSTYGAESDADALVVEGGKL, encoded by the coding sequence ATGAAAACAAAAAACGGAATTATTCTTGCCACCGGAATTGCAGCAATCCTTGCTTTATTTTCAGCCTGCGTAAAAGAAAACAAAACTTCCGCAAGAACTGTTGAGCAGATAAAGAAAAGCGGAGAAATAAAAATAGCAGTTTTCAGCGACAAAAAGCCATTTGGATATGTTGATGAATACGGCGAATACCAAGGCTATGATGTTTACTTTGGAAACCGCATTGCAAAAGACCTCGGTGTAAAAGTAAAATATGTTCCAGTTGAAGCCGCAAGTCGTGTTGAATTTCTTGTTACAGGAAAAGTTGACATTGTTCTTGCAAACTTCACTGTAACTCCAGAACGCGCAGAAAAAGTTGACTTTGCGCTTCCGTACATGAAAGTTGCTCTTGGTGTTGTTTCCCCGGAATCTGCTCTTGTTACAAAGCCGGAAGACTTGATTGGAAAAAAACTTATAATCAGCAAAGGAACAACTGCTGAAACTTACTTTACAAAAAATTATCCAGAAGTTGAACTTTTAAAATTCGATCAGTATGCAGAAGCCTACTCCGCCCTTCTTGACGGAAGAGGAGCTGGAATGTCAACAGACAACACAGAAGTTCTTGCCTGGGCTTTGGAAAATCCGGGATACAAAGTCGGAATCGAAAGTCTTGGAGAACTTGACACAATTGCCGCCGCAGTTCAAAAAGGAAACACAAGCCTTCTTGAATGGATCAATAATGAAATCGTAGAACTCGGAAAAGAAAATTTTTTCCATGCTGATTATGAAGCGACTCTTCGTTCAACTTATGGAGCAGAGTCTGACGCAGATGCTCTTGTAGTTGAAGGCGGAAAACTTTAA
- a CDS encoding Holliday junction resolvase-like protein, protein MEISTVHELLNGKFIFCISMICMMLTGFVLGRIVQKLKNVSEFKKQRKDAVNRSRSVLCGQFSEQIAPFLPGFPCNPGDVRFVGKPVDFVAFPGCAEGGDIEEIYFIEVKSGQSKLSPREKQIKLAVEQGRVKYFEYRIPDGNGKA, encoded by the coding sequence ATGGAAATTTCAACAGTGCACGAACTTTTAAACGGAAAATTTATTTTTTGCATTTCAATGATTTGCATGATGCTGACTGGTTTTGTTTTGGGCCGGATTGTGCAAAAGTTAAAAAACGTTTCAGAATTTAAGAAGCAAAGAAAAGACGCCGTGAACAGAAGCCGTTCAGTTTTGTGTGGGCAGTTCAGCGAGCAGATTGCGCCGTTTTTGCCAGGTTTTCCGTGCAATCCAGGCGATGTCCGTTTTGTGGGTAAGCCTGTTGATTTTGTAGCTTTTCCGGGATGCGCGGAAGGAGGCGATATAGAAGAAATTTATTTTATAGAAGTAAAGTCCGGGCAGAGCAAGCTAAGTCCGCGGGAAAAACAAATCAAGCTGGCAGTGGAACAGGGCAGAGTGAAATATTTCGAATATAGAATTCCCGACGGAAATGGCAAGGCTTAA
- a CDS encoding amino acid ABC transporter permease, translated as MDFGFIHQVIPLYEKAAILTLKAGLAGVVLSIALGLFCAVIRYWKIPVAKEIVKTYTELSRNTPLLIQLFFLYFAFPKMGIKLSSEQCGIIGLTFLGGSYMAETFRSSLETVGRVQLESGRCIGLTEFQIVRFVILPQAFSVSIPGICANTMFLIKETSMFSAVALADLMYIAKDLIGLYYKTEEALFLLVVSYFILLLPITILSSFAERKLRYAQFGNA; from the coding sequence ATGGACTTTGGCTTTATTCATCAAGTGATTCCTCTGTACGAAAAAGCTGCGATTCTGACTTTAAAAGCCGGACTTGCAGGAGTTGTTCTTTCGATTGCGCTTGGACTTTTTTGCGCTGTAATCCGCTACTGGAAAATTCCTGTCGCAAAAGAAATTGTAAAGACATACACAGAACTTTCACGGAACACGCCATTGTTAATCCAGTTGTTTTTTTTGTATTTTGCTTTTCCAAAAATGGGAATAAAACTTTCTTCTGAGCAATGCGGAATAATCGGCCTGACTTTTTTAGGCGGAAGCTATATGGCTGAAACGTTTAGAAGCTCGCTTGAAACAGTCGGAAGAGTTCAGCTTGAATCAGGAAGATGCATCGGTCTTACGGAATTTCAGATTGTGAGATTTGTAATTCTTCCGCAGGCATTTTCAGTTTCCATACCGGGAATTTGCGCAAACACAATGTTCCTTATAAAAGAAACTTCAATGTTCAGTGCAGTCGCGCTTGCAGACCTTATGTACATTGCAAAAGATTTAATAGGACTGTATTACAAAACAGAAGAAGCTCTTTTTCTTTTGGTTGTTTCATATTTTATTTTACTTTTACCAATAACAATTTTAAGTTCATTTGCAGAAAGGAAGCTCCGCTATGCACAGTTCGGAAATGCTTGA
- a CDS encoding OmpA family protein gives MYEGIIPIENIQFEPDSAILLESEKIKIQQIAKILENWPDNDILVTGHTALAGTEKMRKILSEERASTVAEYLIGLNVRDRFHVFTQGFGAERPVATNRTEEGKARNRRVEITIMDK, from the coding sequence GTGTATGAGGGGATAATTCCGATAGAAAATATTCAGTTTGAGCCAGACAGCGCGATTCTTTTGGAAAGTGAAAAAATTAAAATTCAGCAGATTGCAAAAATTCTTGAAAACTGGCCGGACAACGACATTTTAGTCACAGGACACACAGCACTTGCCGGAACAGAAAAAATGCGGAAAATCCTAAGCGAAGAAAGAGCAAGCACGGTGGCAGAATATTTAATCGGACTGAATGTGCGGGACAGATTCCACGTGTTTACCCAAGGCTTTGGAGCAGAACGCCCTGTTGCAACAAACAGAACCGAAGAAGGAAAAGCAAGAAACCGCCGCGTTGAAATCACAATTATGGATAAATAG
- a CDS encoding IS1595 family transposase yields MTFFDFMIKFPTEKAVIKYFLKIRYNDVLICPHCGSKVRVQHRNDNLKLCNCHNCNNTFSPFKNTIFEKSSTDLRKWFYAIHLFLNSKKGISGLQLQREIGVTYKTAWRMLKQIRSAMGNTDMSKAFEAMVEIDETYIGGKPRKMNGETEPSKRGRGTKKTPVVGVKERSSSHVFAKVALPNEEGKKLTGKQLFNILDSVCKKDATVLTDDFRGYNFMNHKNTNKNNYYRISVNHLESIYSLGNGLHTNGIESFWALLKRGILGIYHHVSVDYLQEYVNEFCFRQNNGTSSFDVLLKQGIFAA; encoded by the coding sequence ATGACATTCTTTGATTTTATGATAAAGTTTCCGACTGAAAAAGCCGTTATAAAATACTTTCTCAAAATCAGATATAACGATGTTCTTATATGCCCTCACTGCGGTTCAAAAGTTCGTGTTCAGCACAGAAATGACAATCTAAAACTTTGTAACTGCCATAACTGCAATAATACATTCTCACCATTCAAAAACACAATCTTTGAAAAGTCATCAACAGACCTGCGTAAATGGTTCTATGCAATCCATTTATTTTTGAATTCTAAAAAAGGAATTTCCGGCTTGCAGTTACAGCGTGAAATCGGCGTAACATATAAAACAGCGTGGAGAATGCTCAAGCAGATACGCTCTGCAATGGGAAACACTGATATGTCAAAAGCATTTGAAGCAATGGTCGAAATTGACGAAACATATATCGGCGGTAAACCTAGAAAAATGAACGGCGAAACAGAGCCTTCAAAGCGTGGACGTGGAACTAAAAAAACTCCTGTTGTAGGTGTAAAAGAAAGAAGTTCAAGCCACGTATTCGCAAAGGTAGCACTTCCAAACGAAGAAGGCAAGAAACTTACAGGAAAGCAGCTTTTCAATATTCTTGACAGCGTATGCAAGAAAGACGCAACGGTTCTGACCGATGATTTTAGAGGCTACAATTTTATGAACCATAAAAACACAAATAAAAACAACTACTACAGAATCAGCGTAAATCATTTAGAAAGCATTTACAGCCTCGGCAACGGACTTCATACAAACGGAATTGAATCGTTCTGGGCACTGTTGAAGCGTGGAATTCTCGGAATTTATCATCACGTTTCTGTAGACTACTTGCAGGAATATGTAAACGAATTCTGTTTCCGGCAGAACAACGGAACAAGCTCATTTGATGTACTGTTAAAGCAGGGGATATTTGCGGCATAA
- a CDS encoding PilZ domain-containing protein encodes MKKELRGEERFNEIGRIDCERICALPGVLEDISMSGFSAHFPNPVFVDTEEEYTVFITFSRQDFSRPLEFVCVPKWKNEDESETEIGFKILRSPDSPALASFINSLQENSEENPDLADMIISPEAEFVE; translated from the coding sequence ATGAAAAAGGAACTCAGAGGGGAAGAGCGTTTTAATGAAATTGGGCGCATTGATTGCGAACGTATCTGCGCCTTGCCCGGAGTCCTTGAAGATATTAGCATGTCTGGATTCAGCGCGCATTTTCCAAATCCTGTTTTTGTAGATACAGAAGAGGAGTATACGGTTTTTATAACTTTTTCTCGGCAGGATTTTTCACGTCCGCTTGAATTTGTCTGTGTTCCAAAATGGAAAAACGAAGACGAAAGTGAAACTGAAATTGGATTTAAGATTTTGCGTTCTCCAGATTCTCCTGCGTTGGCTTCCTTTATAAACAGCCTTCAGGAAAATTCTGAAGAAAATCCTGATCTTGCAGATATGATTATTTCTCCTGAAGCGGAATTTGTAGAATGA
- a CDS encoding SAM-dependent methyltransferase yields the protein MSISIEKNSGVAFLPFPEMDGILKDELKERFSFSMENAVSYGELLYIPDYNAKNSDGTFKVPYFCRSAMLEPFILKFDSIGEAAVELKKIQRSWASCSSTCFRRSALIQEKLPYINFKPKTFPVKLPASEIGLFCLLDKNMMIASAKTSSPLPAGKISFIEDHENPPSRAYLKIQESLSVADSIFGCGLPSDSSRCFEAGACPGGWTYVLVNLGAKVFAVDRSELVPSLMKNPLVEFLAHDAFTLKPESLGEFDWVFSDVICYPERLLEWIKMWLESGKTKKMICTIKMQGKTDWNLISKFEEIPDSKVVHLNYNKHELTFIHCQKD from the coding sequence ATGAGCATTTCAATAGAAAAAAATTCAGGCGTGGCGTTTCTTCCTTTTCCAGAAATGGACGGAATTTTAAAGGACGAGTTGAAAGAACGTTTTTCTTTTTCTATGGAAAATGCTGTTTCTTACGGAGAACTTCTATATATTCCTGACTACAACGCAAAAAATTCTGACGGAACTTTTAAAGTTCCTTATTTTTGTAGAAGCGCGATGCTTGAGCCTTTCATTTTGAAATTTGATTCAATTGGAGAAGCCGCTGTTGAACTGAAAAAAATTCAGCGTTCATGGGCTTCATGCAGTTCAACTTGTTTTAGAAGATCCGCATTGATTCAAGAAAAACTTCCGTATATAAATTTCAAACCCAAAACTTTTCCTGTAAAACTTCCTGCATCAGAAATCGGGCTGTTTTGTTTGCTTGACAAAAACATGATGATTGCTTCTGCAAAAACTTCCAGTCCGCTTCCTGCCGGAAAAATTTCATTTATAGAAGATCACGAAAATCCTCCAAGCCGCGCATATTTAAAAATTCAGGAAAGCCTTTCTGTTGCAGACAGCATTTTTGGCTGCGGACTTCCTTCTGATTCTTCAAGATGCTTTGAAGCTGGAGCGTGTCCCGGCGGCTGGACTTATGTTCTTGTGAATTTAGGCGCAAAAGTTTTTGCAGTTGACAGAAGCGAGCTTGTTCCGTCGTTAATGAAAAATCCGCTCGTGGAATTTTTGGCACATGACGCTTTTACATTGAAGCCTGAATCGCTTGGAGAATTCGACTGGGTTTTTAGCGATGTGATTTGCTATCCTGAGCGTCTTCTTGAATGGATAAAAATGTGGCTTGAAAGCGGAAAAACAAAAAAAATGATTTGCACAATAAAAATGCAAGGAAAAACTGACTGGAATTTGATTTCAAAGTTTGAAGAAATTCCAGACAGTAAAGTTGTGCATTTGAATTACAACAAGCACGAGCTGACTTTTATACATTGCCAGAAAGACTGA
- a CDS encoding amino acid ABC transporter permease, which yields MHSSEMLDSIINSFSVIFMGKNFLRLLQGLLVTIEIAAVSVVFSIILGFLLGALMTVKIKPIQIICKIYLEFMRIMPQLVLLFLAYFGLTRAFGISISGEAASVLVFTLWGTAEMGDLVRGALESIPRHQYESAKSIGLNEKQIYIYVIIPQTLRRLIPLAMNLITRMIKTTSIVVFVGVIEVVKIGQQIIDANRLTVPTAAIAVYAVIFFMYFIVCWPLSILAGKLEKRQKDN from the coding sequence ATGCACAGTTCGGAAATGCTTGATTCAATTATAAATTCATTCAGCGTAATTTTCATGGGGAAAAATTTTCTGCGCCTTTTGCAGGGACTTCTTGTTACAATTGAAATTGCGGCAGTTTCTGTAGTATTTTCAATAATACTTGGATTTTTGCTCGGCGCGCTTATGACTGTAAAAATAAAACCGATTCAGATTATCTGTAAAATTTATCTTGAGTTTATGCGCATTATGCCTCAGCTCGTTTTGCTTTTTTTGGCGTACTTCGGACTTACAAGAGCATTCGGAATTTCAATCAGCGGAGAGGCGGCGTCTGTTCTCGTGTTCACACTTTGGGGGACTGCCGAAATGGGAGACCTTGTGAGAGGTGCGCTTGAAAGCATTCCGCGTCATCAGTACGAAAGTGCAAAATCAATCGGACTTAATGAAAAGCAGATTTACATTTATGTAATTATTCCCCAGACTTTGCGCCGGCTTATTCCGCTTGCCATGAATTTAATTACAAGAATGATAAAAACAACTTCAATTGTAGTTTTTGTCGGCGTAATCGAAGTTGTAAAAATCGGTCAGCAAATAATTGACGCAAACAGACTTACAGTTCCCACAGCCGCAATCGCAGTCTATGCTGTAATTTTTTTCATGTACTTTATAGTTTGCTGGCCTCTTTCAATTCTTGCAGGAAAACTTGAAAAACGTCAGAAAGACAATTAA